The following coding sequences lie in one Arachis hypogaea cultivar Tifrunner chromosome 4, arahy.Tifrunner.gnm2.J5K5, whole genome shotgun sequence genomic window:
- the LOC112795094 gene encoding protein NODULATION SIGNALING PATHWAY 2, with product MMQSNEILQSPSSLFDEPYYYYGLSSMDEDGDDCGFSAIFNTCSSENTIFTNECDHHIQYTIDDETLQLQPLIHDFPMKFQDLTHQFLESEGSIIPSQEAYSPTQSFNSDMSSSSSTPLNLPQPNTQIENHLILPHLVDAIGEALENRHKALAEEILRCISNKLSPLSQIVDERLHFYMSLATAANNGDYLKGEALKNSDAAFRAFYQGTPFGKFAHFVALSAIIENMPPECDAVHVMDSYMGIGIQWIPMIEAMARRNITQFKLTSISSGHHQQGHDGNSTTPWISEETKRHLYEHARSCGLNLKVEEKGIEELVGELKNVKKSGGSGIKEFLAFNCMLNLPHMANRSSRKQAMEFLKLAKDLINGSGNKGIITFGDGDAFEKLKTSMNFKAFFYGHLVHYHALMESIESCFPTSFSEARTLIESLFVAPYVSPFAWLQNWQEMERDSPHVPGEAEIGLEGCRLSTSILMEAREMLRGSGGSYETRIEGQNGNEIVLAWKRTELVRVSAWRN from the coding sequence atgatgCAGTCTAATGAGATTCTTCAATCTCCATCATCACTCTTTGATGAGCCATATTATTATTATGGGTTGAGTAGCATGGATGAAGATGGTGATGATTGTGGATTCAGTGCCATATTCAACACTTGTTCATCAGAAAACACCATCTTCACGAATGAATGTGATCATCACATTCAATACACAATCGATGATGAAACCTTGCAACTCCAACCCTTGATCCATGATTTCCCAATGAAATTCCAGGATCTGACTCACCAATTTCTTGAGAGTGAAGGAAGCATCATCCCTTCACAAGAAGCATATAGTCCCACCCAGTCATTCAATTCAGACATGTCCTCATCATCATCGACACCACTGAACTTGCCTCAACCGAACACGCAAATCGAGAACCACTTGATCCTACCGCACTTGGTGGACGCCATTGGAGAAGCCTTGGAGAATCGACACAAAGCGCTCGCTGAAGAGATCTTGAGATGCATCAGCAACAAACTCAGCCCTCTCTCCCAAATCGTTGACGAGCGCCTCCACTTTTACATGTCGCTAGCAACCGCCGCAAACAACGGAGACTATTTGAAAGGGGAAGCCTTGAAGAACTCTGACGCTGCTTTCAGGGCATTCTATCAAGGAACCCCTTTCGGCAAATTCGCTCACTTTGTGGCCCTTTCTGCAATTATTGAAAACATGCCGCCAGAGTGTGATGCCGTACACGTGATGGACTCTTACatgggaattgggatccaatGGATTCCAATGATTGAGGCCATGGCTCGGAGGAACATAACACAATTCAAATTGACATCAATCAGTTCCGGTCATCATCAGCAAGGGCATGATGGTAATTCCACTACTCCTTGGATTTCTGAGGAAACTAAGAGGCATCTCTATGAGCATGCAAGATCGTGTGGATTGAATCTGAAGGTGGaggaaaagggaattgaggaactTGTTGGTGAGTTGAAGAATGTGAAGAAAAGTGGTGGCAGTGGCATCAAAGAGTTTTTGGCCTTCAATTGCATGCTTAACCTGCCACATATGGCCAACAGAAGCAGCAGAAAACAAGCCATGGAATTTCTGAAGCTGGCTAAGGATTTGATCAATGGCTCTGGGAACAAGGGAATCATCACTTTTGGTGATGGTGATGCGTTTGAGAAACTCAAGACCAGCATGAATTTCAAGGCATTTTTTTATGGTCATTTGGTGCATTACCATGCATTAATGGAATCAATTGAGTCATGTTTCCCAACAAGTTTCTCAGAGGCAAGGACTCTTATAGAGTCCCTATTTGTGGCACCTTATGTGTCTCCTTTTGCTTGGTTACAAAATTGGCAAGAGATGGAGAGGGATTCTCCCCATGTTCCTGGGGAAGCTGAAATTGGACTAGAAGGTTGCAGATTGAGCACAAGTATTTTAATGGAAGCAAGAGAAATGTTGAGAGGTAGTGGAGGTTCGTATGAGACAAGGATTGAAGGGCAAAATGGGAATGAAATTGTTCTGGCATGGAAACGAACAGAACTAGTGAGAGTTTCTGCTTGGAGAAACTAA
- the LOC112797079 gene encoding ethylene-overproduction protein 1, which produces MQNNIFTSIRSLKIIDACKGTQVHVLDTSPSAAGAAADGGGVENLHHQHLLHDQAKAHTQTKQGRSFQTTTAASTKAAACDVVLESLLLLPHGLPTSELLEPSIEPSLKSLDFVKTLAEVYRRVENCDQLAKSEAFLEEAAIFRGLQDPKLFRQSLRSARRHAVEVNDKVVLSSWLRYERREDELVGSSAIDCCGGNLECPRSSLIPGYDPESVLDRCSCSGREVIGSDDKELLEECSTSNDDVELWFCIGDSEIRCRRHCMASLSRPFEAMLHGEFLDSRKEKINFSMNGISVEAMVAAELFSRTRRLNGFTPNVVLELLSFANKFCCDEMKSACDAHLASLVCGMEDAMLLIDYALEEAAHLLVAACLQVFLRELPSSMQRANVVKLFCSPEGRDRLAMARHASFLLYYFLSQVAMEGELKSDKTVMLLERLGECAVKGWQKQLAYHQLGVVLLERKEYKDAQRWFEAAVEAGHIYSLVGVARAKYKCGHTYSSYKMVNSLISDYKPVGWMYQERSLYCIGKEKMADLVATTELDPTLSFPYKYRAVCLLEEKNIGAAISEINKIIGFKVSPDCLEFRAWFLIAVKDYEGALRDVRAILTLDPNYMMFHGNMRGDHLVELLRPVAQQWSQADCWIQLYDRWSSVDDIGSLAVVHKMLENDPGKSILCFRQSLLLLRLNSQKAAMRSLRLARNHSTSAHERLVYEGWILYDTGCREEALAKAEESISIQRSFEAFFLKAYVLADSSLDSESSKCVIDLLEEALRCPSDVLRKGQALNNLGSVYVDCEKLDLAANCYLHALDIKHTRAHQGLARVYHLKNQNEAAYDEMTKLIAKAQNNSSAYEKRSEYCDRDMAKNDLNMATQLDPLRTYPYRYRAAVLMDDHKEDEAIVELSRAINFKPDLQLLHLRAAFYDSMGDYASTVQDCEAALCLDPGHSETLDLRNKAREQINEQK; this is translated from the exons ATGCAGAACAACATCTTCACTTCGATTCGGAGCTTGAAGATCATCGACGCTTGTAAAGGCACTCAGGTCCACGTGCTTGATACTTCTCCCTCCGCCGCCGGAGCCGCCGCAGACGGTGGCGGCGTTGAGAATCTTCATCACCAGCACCTCCTTCACGATCAAGCCAAAGCCCACACCCAAACCAAACAGGGTCGGAGCTTCCAAACCACAACAGCAGCATCAACAAAGGCAGCAGCATGCGACGTCGTTTTGGAGAGcctcctccttcttcctcatggcCTGCCTACCTCTGAGCTTCTAGAACCTTCCATCGAGCCTTCTCTGAAGTCCCTCGATTTCGTGAAAACGCTTGCCGAGGTTTATCGGAGAGTCGAGAATTGTGACCAATTGGCGAAATCGGAGGCGTTTTTGGAGGAGGCAGCTATTTTCCGTGGGCTGCAGGACCCCAAGTTGTTCCGGCAGAGCCTCCGGTCGGCGCGGCGGCACGCTGTAGAGGTGAACGACAAGGTTGTGCTCTCGTCGTGGCTTCGGTACGAGAGGAGGGAGGATGAGCTCGTTGGATCGTCGGCAATAGATTGTTGTGGAGGAAACCTTGAATGCCCCAGGTCAAGCTTAATTCCAGGCTATGATCCTGAATCAGTGTTAGATCGGTGTTCATGTTCGGGTAGAGAAGTTATTGGTAGTGATGATAAAGAGCTTTTAGAGGAATGTTCAACTTCCAACGATGATGTTGAATTGTGGTTTTGCATTGGTGATAGTGAAATTAGGTGTAGGAGACACTGTATGGCGTCACTTTCGAGGCCGTTTGAGGCAATGTTGCATGGCGAATTCCTCGACTCTAGGAAGGAGAAGATAAACTTCTCAATGAATGGGATTTCTGTTGAGGCAATGGTGGCTGCTGAGCTTTTTAGTAGGACTAGGAGGCTGAATGGGTTTACACCTAATGTTGTTCTAGAGTTGCTTTCATTTGCAAATAAGTTTTGCTGTGATGAGATGAAGTCTGCGTGTGATGCTCATCTGGCTTCTCTGGTGTGTGGCATGGAAGATGCCATGTTGCTGATTGACTATGCGCTAGAGGAGGCCGCGCATCTGCTTGTGGCAGCTTGTTTGCAGGTTTTTTTGAGAGAGCTACCCAGTTCAATGCAGCGTGCAAATGTTGTTAAATTGTTTTGTAGTCCAGAGGGTAGGGATAGATTGGCTATGGCTCGGCATGCGTCATTTttgttgtattattttttaaGCCAGGTTGCAATGGAGGGAGAGTTGAAGTCTGATAAGACTGTGATGCTCTTGGAAAGACTAGGAGAGTGCGCGGTGAAAGGTTGGCAGAAGCAGCTAGCTTATCACCAATTAGGTGTTGTATTGCTTGAGAGGAAAGAATACAAGGATGCACAGCGTTGGTTTGAGGCTGCCGTTGAGGCAGGACATATTTATTCATTAGTTGGTGTTGCAAGGGCCAAGTATAAGTGTGGTCACACATATTCATCGTACAAGATGGTAAACTCGCTTATATCTGATTATAAACCAGTTGGCTGGATGTATCAAGAAAGGTCTTTGTATTGCATTGGAAAGGAGAAAATGGCAGACTTGGTCGCTACCACTGAATTAGATCCAACTCTTTCATTTCCATATAAATACCGGGCTGTTTGTTTGCTGGAGGAGAAAAATATCGGAGCTGCCATTTCggaaatcaataaaataattggATTCAAGGTTTCTCCAGACTGCCTTGAATTCAGAGCATGGTTCTTGATTGCTGTCAAGGACTATGAAGGGGCTCTAAGAGATGTCAGGGCAATCTTGACATTGGATCCAAACTATATGATGTTCCATGGGAATATGCGTGGTGACCACTTGGTAGAGCTCCTCCGCCCTGTTGCTCAGCAGTGGAGCCAAGCTGATTGCTGGATACAGTTGTATGATAGATGGTCTTCTGTTGATGATATTGGTTCTTTGGCTGTTGTACATAAGATGTTAGAAAATGACCCTGGGAAAAGTATTTTATGTTTTCGGCAATCTCTCCTCCTGTTAAG GTTAAATTCTCAAAAGGCAGCCATGCGTAGTTTACGCCTAGCTAGAAATCATTCCACTTCTGCACATGAAAGACTTGTCTATGAAGGATGGATATTGTATGATACCGGTTGTCGTGAAGAAGCATTAGCCAAGGCTGAGGAGTCCATTTCTATACAAAGATCATTTGAAGCTTTCTTTCTCAAAGCTTATGTATTAGCTGACTCAAGTCTTGATTCTGAGTCTTCAAAGTGTGTGATCGATCTCTTGGAGGAAGCTCTTAGATGTCCTTCAGATGTCCTTCGTAAAGGACAA GCACTAAATAATTTAGGGAGTGTTTACGTAGATTGTGAAAAGCTGGACCTTGCTGCCAACTGCTACTTGCATGCTCTCGATATCAAGCATACACGAGCACATCAGGGTTTGGCACGTGTATATCATCTTAAAAATCAGAACGAAGCTGCATATGACGAGATGACAAAGCTAATTGCAAAGGCCCAAAACAATTCATCAGCTTATGAGAAGCGTTCAGAATATTGTGATCGTGATATGGCAAAGAATGATCTTAACATGGCAACACAGTTGGATCCTCTACGGACTTATCCTTACAGATATAGGGCAGCAG TTTTGATGGATGATCACAAGGAAGATGAAGCAATAGTGGAGCTTTCAAGGGCCATCAATTTCAAGCCAGATCTGCAACTTTTGCATCTTCGAGCAGCATTTTATGATTCAATGGGTGATTATGCTTCTACTGTCCAGGATTGTGAAGCTGCCCTTTGTCTTGATCCTGGCCATTCTGAGACATTAGATCTCCGTAATAAAGCACGAGAGCAAATTAATGAACAAAAGTGA
- the LOC112795093 gene encoding uncharacterized protein, giving the protein MEEQAEQNIMTMDLECRRMLNFNAPLLSTRRLANSVVAGTSLSMLQSTSIPFSWEQAPGKPKNQERSNNIHDRDVETPRLQLPPCLQHLPRAAAEADLGNAVLSFDQDDGCDGDDDDDDDNENKKNSEVYSDAMELFSLSEALDIVVQQSETNHSSSNDVLRLKLSESNVDQCSSYMINRFLPDATALAASSSAHFPNNGYNKKGCDTCSNSRHSYASSPKGCGLQLLFPWRMKHKLCAIKSPVMTCSTKVQKHQQSLKNKKHCSSVHKTSKSIKGDI; this is encoded by the coding sequence ATGGAAGAACAAGCAGAACAAAATATTATGACCATGGATTTGGAATGCCGCAGAATGTTAAACTTCAATGCACCCCTTCTATCAACAAGGCGTCTTGCTAATTCAGTTGTTGCAGGTACATCACTTAGTATGTTACAAAGCACAAGTATTCCATTTTCATGGGAGCAAGCCCCAGGCAAGCCGAAAAACCAAGAGAGGAGCAATAACATCCACGACCGAGATGTAGAAACGCCTCGGCTCCAATTACCACCTTGCCTTCAGCATCTTCCAAGAGCAGCAGCTGAAGCTGACTTAGGTAATGCTGTTCTTTCATTTGATCAAGATGATGGTTGTGATGGTGATGATGACgacgatgatgataatgagaacaAGAAGAATAGTGAAGTTTATTCAGATGCTATGGAACTTTTTTCTTTATCAGAGGCATTAGACATTGTTGTCCAACAATCAGAGACAAATCACAGTAGCAGCAATGATGTGTTGAGATTAAAGCTTTCAGAATCTAATGTTGATCAATGTTCAAGCTATATGATTAATCGCTTTCTCCCTGATGCCACTGCATTGGCAGCATCATCTTCTGCACATTTTCCAAACAATGGTTACAATAAGAAAGGTTGTGATACTTGCAGTAATTCAAGGCACTCATATGCTTCTTCTCCAAAGGGTTGTGGCCTTCAACTTCTGTTCCCTTGGCGTATGAAGCACAAGCTTTGTGCTATAAAGAGCCCTGTGATGACATGCTCCACAAAAGTGCAGAAGCATCAGCAGAGTTtgaaaaacaagaagcattgttcATCAGTTCACAAGACTAGTAAAAGTATCAAAGGAGATATttga